Genomic window (Gammaproteobacteria bacterium):
GGGAGCGCGTGGAACAGATTTTGGGCGCAACCGTGGAGCATTTATTCCAGGCATTCGATGAAACTCCCCTCGCTGCTGCCTCTGTGGCCCAAGTCCACGCGGCGCGTCTACACAATGGACGCGAAGTGGTGGTCAAGGTTCTGCGTCCCGATATCCGCCCGATTATTCGCCGTGACCTGAAACTACTTTACACCATAGCTAATCTTGCCCAACGCTATTGGGCCGATGCGAAACGCCTCCATCTTCATGATGTGGTCGCGGAATTGGAAAAAACTCTGTGGAATGAATTAGATTTAGTACGTGAAGCAGCAAATGGCTCCACTCTGCGGCGCAATTTCGAGGGATCCGAGATGCTTTATGTCCCCGCTGTGGAATGGGACTATACCCGCTCTGAAGTGTTGGTATTAGAGCGCGTTCGTGGTATTCCGGTGAACGATATCGCTGCGCTAACTCGCCACGGTGTCAATCTCAAATTACTCGCCGAGCGTGGCGTGGAAGTCTTTTTCACCCAAGTATTTCACCACAATTTTTTTCACGCCGATATGCACCCCGGCAACATTTTTGCTACTCCCGAGGCGCGTTATATCGCCGTGGATTTCGGAATCATGGGCAGTCTTTCCAGCTTGGATCAACGTTACCTGGCTGAAAATTTTTTGGCTTTTTTTCGTCGTGACTATCGGCGTGTGGCTGAAGTTCATATTGTTTCCGGCTGGGTTGCTTCCAACACACGCATCGACGAATTCGAAGGCGCTATTCGTGGAGTTTGCGAGCCGATTTTCCAACGGCCCTTTGGTGAGATTTCTTTTGGCCATCTTTTATTGCGTTTGTTCCAGGTCGCGCGGCATTTTCAAATGGAGGTCCAGCCACAACTTGTCCTATTACAAAAAACCTTGCTCAACATTGAAGGTATGGGGCGGCTGCTCTACCCACAGCTCGATTTATGGACTACTGCTAAGCCTTTCCTAGAACGTTGGGTGGGAGAGCGCCTGGGTGCTCGCGCCTTTCTCCGAGGCATGATCGCTAACGCGCCACTGTGGGGAGAGCAGCTTCCGGAATTACCTTTGCTGGCTATTGAATTCCTGCGTCAGGCCCGAAATAGTCAAATCAAGGTTCGTGCTACGTCCGAAAATGAACTTGTCGTGCTTGCACGTGAAGTTCGCCGCAATGGAGATCGCACCGTCCTCGCGGTCGCAGGAGCAGCATTGCTTATTGCCGCAGCGATTCTTCACGCTCTGGACAACACCAGCGGCAATTCAATGGACGGATTGCTATTTTTAGGGTTTAGGCTCAAACCTGCCCTACTGCTGGATGGTTTAGGAATGGTCATGTTTCTTGCAGCGTGGGCGTGGCGAGCAAAATAAAATATTTTCAGTTGGATAAATATTATTTTTTCAAGGCGTCCGGCAAGTGGGGCTGAATGGTTTGAAGAATAGCCTTGAAGACCTTAGGATTGCCGCCTACGATATTTCCGCTTACCCAAAAATTTTCTCCTCCCGTAAAATCGCCCACTAAACCGCCGGATTCCATAATTAGGAGGGCACCAGCGGCCATATCCCACTCCGCAAGACCCATTTCCCAAAATCCATCTAGGCGTCCCGCAGCCACATAAGCAAG
Coding sequences:
- the ubiB gene encoding ubiquinone biosynthesis protein UbiB, whose translation is MAFGIGQALRLVTIHRVLVRHRLDEIIFATHTLRPLRFFWYLFPWNWWLRPRPPRAVRLRRTLEDLGPIFVKFGQILSTRADLLPNDIALELACLQDRVTPFSGVVARERVEQILGATVEHLFQAFDETPLAAASVAQVHAARLHNGREVVVKVLRPDIRPIIRRDLKLLYTIANLAQRYWADAKRLHLHDVVAELEKTLWNELDLVREAANGSTLRRNFEGSEMLYVPAVEWDYTRSEVLVLERVRGIPVNDIAALTRHGVNLKLLAERGVEVFFTQVFHHNFFHADMHPGNIFATPEARYIAVDFGIMGSLSSLDQRYLAENFLAFFRRDYRRVAEVHIVSGWVASNTRIDEFEGAIRGVCEPIFQRPFGEISFGHLLLRLFQVARHFQMEVQPQLVLLQKTLLNIEGMGRLLYPQLDLWTTAKPFLERWVGERLGARAFLRGMIANAPLWGEQLPELPLLAIEFLRQARNSQIKVRATSENELVVLAREVRRNGDRTVLAVAGAALLIAAAILHALDNTSGNSMDGLLFLGFRLKPALLLDGLGMVMFLAAWAWRAK